From a single Glycine soja cultivar W05 chromosome 19, ASM419377v2, whole genome shotgun sequence genomic region:
- the LOC114400244 gene encoding probable methyltransferase PMT3 isoform X2, with product MFFMASMARGRADVNSRKKLVTAVLVLVIVGGFFYFYSQNSDSSSVVYGDKSLSHFGLGGDKDDGESSSTVVGGEGSVVPKSIPVCDDRLSELIPCLDRNLIYQTRLKLDLSLMEHYERHCPTPDRRYNCLIPPPPGYKVPIKWPKSRDQVWKANIPHTHLATEKSDQNWMVVKGETIVFPGGGTHFHYGAGKYIASIANMLNFPNNDINNGGRVRSVLDVGCGVASFGGYLISSNVIAMSLAPNDVHQNQIQFALERGIPAYLGVLGTQRLPYPSRSFELAHCSRCRIDWLQRDGILLLELDRLLRPGGYFAYSSPEAYAQDEEDRRIWREMSTLVERMCWKIASKKDQTVIWVKPLTNSCYLKRLPGTKPPLCRSDDDPDAVWGVKMKVCISRYSDQMHKAKGSDLAPWPARLTTPPPRLAEIHYSTEMFEKDMEVWKQRVRNYWSKLASKIKPDTIRNVMDMKANLGSFAAALKDKDVWVMNVVPENEQKTLKIIYDRGLIGTVHNWCEAFSTYPRTYDLLHAWTVFSDIIKKECSPEDLLIEMDRILRPKGFIIVHDKRSVVEYIKKYLPALHWEAVTIYDVDDDDTVIIIQKKMWLTSQSIKVSE from the exons ATGTTTTTCA TGGCAAGCATGGCAAGAGGAAGAGCAGATGTGAACTCCAGAAAAAAATTGGTCACAGCTGTGTTGGTTTTGGTGATTGTTGGTggttttttctatttctattctcAGAATAGTGATTCATCTTCTGTTGTGTATGGTGATAAATCTTTGAGCCACTTTGGTTTGGGAGGGGACAAAGATGATGGTGAATCTTCCTCCACAGTTGTTGGAGGAGAGGGCAGTGTTGTACCAAAGAGCATTCCA gtCTGTGATGATCGATTATCCGAGCTGATTCCTTGTCTGGACAGAAATCTCATATACCAAACAAGATTGAAGCTTGATTTATCTTTGATGGAGCACTATGAGAGACACTGCCCAACACCTGATAGGAGATACAATTGTTTAATTCCTCCTCCTCCAGGGTACAAG GTTCCTATCAAGTGGCCCAAAAGCAGAGACCAGGTGTGGAAGGCAAATATACCTCATACCCATCTAGCAACTGAAAAATCTGACCAGAACTGGATGGTTGTGAAAGGTGAAACAATAGTGTTTCCTGGTGGAGGAACCCACTTCCATTATGGTGCTGGTAAATACATTGCTTCAATTGCTAAT ATGCTTAATTTTCCAAACAATGATATAAACAATGGGGGAAGAGTCAGGTCTGTTCTTGATGTTGGCTGTGGGGTTGCTAGCTTTGGAGGATATCTTATTTCCTCTAATGTGATAGCAATGTCATTGGCACCAAATGATgttcatcaaaatcaaatccaGTTTGCCTTAGAGAGGGGAATTCCAGCATATCTTGGTGTCTTGGGGACCCAAAGACTCCCTTATCCAAGTAGATCATTCGAACTTGCTCATTGCTCTCGCTGTAGAATCGATTGGCTTCAGAGAGATGGTATACTTCTGCTTGAGCTGGATAGGTTACTGAGGCCAGGAGGTTATTTCGCGTACTCATCTCCTGAAGCCTATGCACAGGATGAAGAGGATAGGAGGATATGGCGAGAAATGAGCACTCTTGTGGAGAGGATGTGCTGGAAAATAGCTTCTAAGAAGGATCAGACTGTTATTTGGGTCAAGCCTCTCACTAATAGCTGCTACTTAAAGAGATTGCCTGGTACTAAGCCTCCACTCTGCAGGTCTGATGATGATCCTGATGCTGTTTGGGGAGTTAAAATGAAAGTTTGCATCTCACGTTATTCAGATC AAATGCACAAAGCAAAAGGAAGTGATTTGGCTCCTTGGCCTGCTCGATTGACTACTCCACCTCCTCGTCTGGCAGAAATTCACTATTCTACTGAAATGTTTGAGAAGGACATG GAAGTTTGGAAACAACGAGTTCGTAATTACTGGAGCAAGCTAGCCAGTAAGATTAAGCCAGACACAATTCGGAACGTGATGGATATGAAGGCAAACTTGGGTTCATTTGCAGCAGCTTTGAAGGACAAAGATGTTTGGGTTATGAATGTAGTGCcagaaaatgaacaaaaaactcTCAAGATTATATACGACAGAGGACTTATAGGAACAGTTCACAACTG GTGTGAAGCTTTTTCAACCTACCCTCGAACGTATGATCTACTCCATGCATGGACTGTGTTTTCTGATATTATTAAGAAAGAATGCAGTCCAGAGGATTTATTAATTGAGATGGATAGAATCCTAAGGCCAAAGGGTTTCATCATTGTCCATGATAAGCGTTCAGTGGTGGAGTATATAAAGAAATACTTGCCAGCATTACACTGGGAGGCTGTGACCATATATGATGTAGATGATGATGATACAGTGATTAtaattcaaaagaaaatgtgGCTCACAAGTCAAAGCATCAAGGTCTCTGAATAG
- the LOC114400244 gene encoding probable methyltransferase PMT3 isoform X3: MASMARGRADVNSRKKLVTAVLVLVIVGGFFYFYSQNSDSSSVVYGDKSLSHFGLGGDKDDGESSSTVVGGEGSVVPKSIPVCDDRLSELIPCLDRNLIYQTRLKLDLSLMEHYERHCPTPDRRYNCLIPPPPGYKVPIKWPKSRDQVWKANIPHTHLATEKSDQNWMVVKGETIVFPGGGTHFHYGAGKYIASIANMLNFPNNDINNGGRVRSVLDVGCGVASFGGYLISSNVIAMSLAPNDVHQNQIQFALERGIPAYLGVLGTQRLPYPSRSFELAHCSRCRIDWLQRDGILLLELDRLLRPGGYFAYSSPEAYAQDEEDRRIWREMSTLVERMCWKIASKKDQTVIWVKPLTNSCYLKRLPGTKPPLCRSDDDPDAVWGVKMKVCISRYSDQMHKAKGSDLAPWPARLTTPPPRLAEIHYSTEMFEKDMEVWKQRVRNYWSKLASKIKPDTIRNVMDMKANLGSFAAALKDKDVWVMNVVPENEQKTLKIIYDRGLIGTVHNWCEAFSTYPRTYDLLHAWTVFSDIIKKECSPEDLLIEMDRILRPKGFIIVHDKRSVVEYIKKYLPALHWEAVTIYDVDDDDTVIIIQKKMWLTSQSIKVSE, from the exons A TGGCAAGCATGGCAAGAGGAAGAGCAGATGTGAACTCCAGAAAAAAATTGGTCACAGCTGTGTTGGTTTTGGTGATTGTTGGTggttttttctatttctattctcAGAATAGTGATTCATCTTCTGTTGTGTATGGTGATAAATCTTTGAGCCACTTTGGTTTGGGAGGGGACAAAGATGATGGTGAATCTTCCTCCACAGTTGTTGGAGGAGAGGGCAGTGTTGTACCAAAGAGCATTCCA gtCTGTGATGATCGATTATCCGAGCTGATTCCTTGTCTGGACAGAAATCTCATATACCAAACAAGATTGAAGCTTGATTTATCTTTGATGGAGCACTATGAGAGACACTGCCCAACACCTGATAGGAGATACAATTGTTTAATTCCTCCTCCTCCAGGGTACAAG GTTCCTATCAAGTGGCCCAAAAGCAGAGACCAGGTGTGGAAGGCAAATATACCTCATACCCATCTAGCAACTGAAAAATCTGACCAGAACTGGATGGTTGTGAAAGGTGAAACAATAGTGTTTCCTGGTGGAGGAACCCACTTCCATTATGGTGCTGGTAAATACATTGCTTCAATTGCTAAT ATGCTTAATTTTCCAAACAATGATATAAACAATGGGGGAAGAGTCAGGTCTGTTCTTGATGTTGGCTGTGGGGTTGCTAGCTTTGGAGGATATCTTATTTCCTCTAATGTGATAGCAATGTCATTGGCACCAAATGATgttcatcaaaatcaaatccaGTTTGCCTTAGAGAGGGGAATTCCAGCATATCTTGGTGTCTTGGGGACCCAAAGACTCCCTTATCCAAGTAGATCATTCGAACTTGCTCATTGCTCTCGCTGTAGAATCGATTGGCTTCAGAGAGATGGTATACTTCTGCTTGAGCTGGATAGGTTACTGAGGCCAGGAGGTTATTTCGCGTACTCATCTCCTGAAGCCTATGCACAGGATGAAGAGGATAGGAGGATATGGCGAGAAATGAGCACTCTTGTGGAGAGGATGTGCTGGAAAATAGCTTCTAAGAAGGATCAGACTGTTATTTGGGTCAAGCCTCTCACTAATAGCTGCTACTTAAAGAGATTGCCTGGTACTAAGCCTCCACTCTGCAGGTCTGATGATGATCCTGATGCTGTTTGGGGAGTTAAAATGAAAGTTTGCATCTCACGTTATTCAGATC AAATGCACAAAGCAAAAGGAAGTGATTTGGCTCCTTGGCCTGCTCGATTGACTACTCCACCTCCTCGTCTGGCAGAAATTCACTATTCTACTGAAATGTTTGAGAAGGACATG GAAGTTTGGAAACAACGAGTTCGTAATTACTGGAGCAAGCTAGCCAGTAAGATTAAGCCAGACACAATTCGGAACGTGATGGATATGAAGGCAAACTTGGGTTCATTTGCAGCAGCTTTGAAGGACAAAGATGTTTGGGTTATGAATGTAGTGCcagaaaatgaacaaaaaactcTCAAGATTATATACGACAGAGGACTTATAGGAACAGTTCACAACTG GTGTGAAGCTTTTTCAACCTACCCTCGAACGTATGATCTACTCCATGCATGGACTGTGTTTTCTGATATTATTAAGAAAGAATGCAGTCCAGAGGATTTATTAATTGAGATGGATAGAATCCTAAGGCCAAAGGGTTTCATCATTGTCCATGATAAGCGTTCAGTGGTGGAGTATATAAAGAAATACTTGCCAGCATTACACTGGGAGGCTGTGACCATATATGATGTAGATGATGATGATACAGTGATTAtaattcaaaagaaaatgtgGCTCACAAGTCAAAGCATCAAGGTCTCTGAATAG
- the LOC114400244 gene encoding probable methyltransferase PMT3 isoform X1 yields MLWCGSGSHTKKGDSFAVASMARGRADVNSRKKLVTAVLVLVIVGGFFYFYSQNSDSSSVVYGDKSLSHFGLGGDKDDGESSSTVVGGEGSVVPKSIPVCDDRLSELIPCLDRNLIYQTRLKLDLSLMEHYERHCPTPDRRYNCLIPPPPGYKVPIKWPKSRDQVWKANIPHTHLATEKSDQNWMVVKGETIVFPGGGTHFHYGAGKYIASIANMLNFPNNDINNGGRVRSVLDVGCGVASFGGYLISSNVIAMSLAPNDVHQNQIQFALERGIPAYLGVLGTQRLPYPSRSFELAHCSRCRIDWLQRDGILLLELDRLLRPGGYFAYSSPEAYAQDEEDRRIWREMSTLVERMCWKIASKKDQTVIWVKPLTNSCYLKRLPGTKPPLCRSDDDPDAVWGVKMKVCISRYSDQMHKAKGSDLAPWPARLTTPPPRLAEIHYSTEMFEKDMEVWKQRVRNYWSKLASKIKPDTIRNVMDMKANLGSFAAALKDKDVWVMNVVPENEQKTLKIIYDRGLIGTVHNWCEAFSTYPRTYDLLHAWTVFSDIIKKECSPEDLLIEMDRILRPKGFIIVHDKRSVVEYIKKYLPALHWEAVTIYDVDDDDTVIIIQKKMWLTSQSIKVSE; encoded by the exons atgtTGTGGTGTGGCAGTGGAAGTCATACTAAAAAAGGTGATTCTTTTGCAGTGGCAAGCATGGCAAGAGGAAGAGCAGATGTGAACTCCAGAAAAAAATTGGTCACAGCTGTGTTGGTTTTGGTGATTGTTGGTggttttttctatttctattctcAGAATAGTGATTCATCTTCTGTTGTGTATGGTGATAAATCTTTGAGCCACTTTGGTTTGGGAGGGGACAAAGATGATGGTGAATCTTCCTCCACAGTTGTTGGAGGAGAGGGCAGTGTTGTACCAAAGAGCATTCCA gtCTGTGATGATCGATTATCCGAGCTGATTCCTTGTCTGGACAGAAATCTCATATACCAAACAAGATTGAAGCTTGATTTATCTTTGATGGAGCACTATGAGAGACACTGCCCAACACCTGATAGGAGATACAATTGTTTAATTCCTCCTCCTCCAGGGTACAAG GTTCCTATCAAGTGGCCCAAAAGCAGAGACCAGGTGTGGAAGGCAAATATACCTCATACCCATCTAGCAACTGAAAAATCTGACCAGAACTGGATGGTTGTGAAAGGTGAAACAATAGTGTTTCCTGGTGGAGGAACCCACTTCCATTATGGTGCTGGTAAATACATTGCTTCAATTGCTAAT ATGCTTAATTTTCCAAACAATGATATAAACAATGGGGGAAGAGTCAGGTCTGTTCTTGATGTTGGCTGTGGGGTTGCTAGCTTTGGAGGATATCTTATTTCCTCTAATGTGATAGCAATGTCATTGGCACCAAATGATgttcatcaaaatcaaatccaGTTTGCCTTAGAGAGGGGAATTCCAGCATATCTTGGTGTCTTGGGGACCCAAAGACTCCCTTATCCAAGTAGATCATTCGAACTTGCTCATTGCTCTCGCTGTAGAATCGATTGGCTTCAGAGAGATGGTATACTTCTGCTTGAGCTGGATAGGTTACTGAGGCCAGGAGGTTATTTCGCGTACTCATCTCCTGAAGCCTATGCACAGGATGAAGAGGATAGGAGGATATGGCGAGAAATGAGCACTCTTGTGGAGAGGATGTGCTGGAAAATAGCTTCTAAGAAGGATCAGACTGTTATTTGGGTCAAGCCTCTCACTAATAGCTGCTACTTAAAGAGATTGCCTGGTACTAAGCCTCCACTCTGCAGGTCTGATGATGATCCTGATGCTGTTTGGGGAGTTAAAATGAAAGTTTGCATCTCACGTTATTCAGATC AAATGCACAAAGCAAAAGGAAGTGATTTGGCTCCTTGGCCTGCTCGATTGACTACTCCACCTCCTCGTCTGGCAGAAATTCACTATTCTACTGAAATGTTTGAGAAGGACATG GAAGTTTGGAAACAACGAGTTCGTAATTACTGGAGCAAGCTAGCCAGTAAGATTAAGCCAGACACAATTCGGAACGTGATGGATATGAAGGCAAACTTGGGTTCATTTGCAGCAGCTTTGAAGGACAAAGATGTTTGGGTTATGAATGTAGTGCcagaaaatgaacaaaaaactcTCAAGATTATATACGACAGAGGACTTATAGGAACAGTTCACAACTG GTGTGAAGCTTTTTCAACCTACCCTCGAACGTATGATCTACTCCATGCATGGACTGTGTTTTCTGATATTATTAAGAAAGAATGCAGTCCAGAGGATTTATTAATTGAGATGGATAGAATCCTAAGGCCAAAGGGTTTCATCATTGTCCATGATAAGCGTTCAGTGGTGGAGTATATAAAGAAATACTTGCCAGCATTACACTGGGAGGCTGTGACCATATATGATGTAGATGATGATGATACAGTGATTAtaattcaaaagaaaatgtgGCTCACAAGTCAAAGCATCAAGGTCTCTGAATAG